Proteins from a single region of Bacteroidota bacterium:
- a CDS encoding TonB-dependent receptor: MDTTTQVRRWRSLLVYSALLLGIALLGSPALLAQTGVIAGTVVEQSTGETLPGVNVVIDGTTQGSSTSLDGDYRIGSVTPGTYTLVFTYIGFTTQRVTGVEVTANEVTTVDLAMGEEPLELGDGQEVVVEARLIRDNEFALLADRARAAQVSDAISLEEISRRGAGDAAEAMASVTGASVVDGKYVYVRGLGDRYSNTTLNGSTLPSADPDRKAFQLDLLPSGLIENIVTLKTFTPDKPGDFAGGLVDVATKSFPEQFTFSFGLSATYDAQSSFSDVLTYGGSGTDWLGYDDGQRSLPDALADPSAEVPGQVEARDINLTNEERLAAAEESQRLTEAFSQDWALGQETVPFNQSVSLSLGGPATFLGGQLGYTGSFNYGRSFSWFPDATNAAWVLAASRFGDPGDITETDRLNNGTIYSNDLAAFEAVDFDSLDAALFRNTRSVEEVNWGGSGTVSYRPVRNHEFGLTMLRTQSGAKEALDLGGINIQSSTRALRSQAQGYTERSLSSVQLRGEHLFGVLRAEWKGALSNNQQDEPDLRLFTFGSNRVVNDEGVIDTTFALTGAGGQEPTRFFRDLNDDTRNASLDLSVPFGFWDGLRATAKAGGAFVQSERRFTERRFIYREGRAATPFSEFDGDIAAYFNQGNVPEEQQFGDLSAYNLGLFLEEQSLPRNSYDADQSVVAGYVMVDLPITEKFRFVGGARLETTDLNLISDGFEAQRDQFEPTELDSLFRADQSYTDLLPSANVVYALADNMNLRAAWTQTLARPTFRELAPYESFELQRNEFFGGNPDLERTLITNYDLRWEWFTRPGELFAISTFYKNFDSPIERTIRQNTGGESQFITVRNVDRAQVYGAEFEMRKRMDGVTALPVLRNMQFGGNLSLVYSVADIPGAPDDLNTELGNIIAIDPDAEGSRPLVGQSPYIINLDATYQNIDRGTTLSVLFNVFGERLALIAENATPDVFEQPRPQLDVTASQAFDSIGLTVKAGVSNLLGSDFEETQTYRGETYVYRSYELPRRFSLGVTYSL; this comes from the coding sequence ATGGACACCACCACACAGGTGCGCCGCTGGCGCAGCCTCCTGGTATACAGCGCGCTACTGTTAGGCATCGCCCTACTCGGTAGCCCGGCGTTGCTCGCGCAGACCGGCGTCATCGCAGGTACCGTCGTCGAACAGAGCACGGGCGAGACGCTCCCGGGCGTCAACGTCGTCATCGACGGCACCACACAAGGCTCATCGACGAGTCTCGACGGCGACTATCGTATCGGCTCCGTCACACCCGGAACGTACACCCTCGTCTTTACCTACATCGGCTTCACCACGCAGCGCGTCACGGGCGTTGAGGTAACTGCAAACGAAGTCACTACAGTCGACCTCGCCATGGGCGAGGAGCCGCTCGAACTTGGCGACGGCCAGGAGGTCGTCGTGGAGGCTCGGCTTATCCGCGACAATGAGTTTGCCCTATTGGCGGACCGCGCGCGTGCCGCTCAGGTGAGCGACGCGATCTCGCTCGAAGAGATCAGCCGCCGAGGCGCAGGCGATGCCGCCGAGGCGATGGCGAGCGTCACGGGCGCGAGCGTCGTAGACGGCAAGTACGTCTACGTCCGCGGCCTCGGCGACCGCTACTCCAACACGACCCTCAACGGCTCGACGCTCCCCAGCGCCGACCCGGACCGCAAGGCGTTTCAGCTCGACCTGCTGCCCTCGGGCCTCATCGAGAACATCGTCACGCTGAAAACCTTCACGCCGGACAAGCCGGGCGACTTCGCAGGTGGCCTCGTGGACGTGGCGACGAAGTCGTTCCCCGAGCAGTTCACGTTCTCGTTCGGCCTCTCCGCCACCTACGACGCGCAGTCAAGCTTCTCGGACGTGCTCACCTACGGTGGCAGCGGCACCGACTGGCTCGGCTACGACGACGGGCAGCGCTCGCTCCCGGACGCGCTGGCCGACCCGAGCGCAGAGGTCCCCGGCCAGGTTGAGGCGCGGGACATCAACCTCACCAACGAGGAGCGCCTGGCTGCTGCCGAGGAATCGCAGCGGCTGACGGAGGCGTTTAGCCAAGACTGGGCGCTGGGCCAGGAAACGGTCCCGTTCAACCAGAGCGTGTCGCTCTCCCTCGGCGGCCCGGCTACGTTCCTCGGCGGTCAACTCGGCTACACGGGCAGCTTCAACTATGGCCGCTCGTTCTCCTGGTTTCCTGACGCCACCAACGCAGCTTGGGTGCTCGCAGCGAGCCGCTTCGGCGACCCGGGCGACATCACCGAAACCGACCGGCTCAACAACGGCACGATCTACTCCAACGACCTCGCGGCCTTCGAGGCCGTCGACTTCGACTCTTTGGACGCCGCGCTCTTCCGCAATACCCGTTCGGTGGAGGAAGTCAACTGGGGTGGCTCCGGCACGGTCAGCTACCGTCCGGTGCGCAACCATGAGTTCGGCCTGACGATGCTGCGCACCCAGTCCGGCGCGAAAGAAGCGCTCGACCTCGGGGGCATCAACATCCAGTCGAGCACGCGCGCGCTGCGTAGCCAGGCCCAGGGCTATACGGAGCGTTCGCTCTCCAGCGTCCAGTTACGCGGCGAGCACCTCTTCGGTGTACTCCGCGCCGAGTGGAAGGGCGCCCTCAGCAACAACCAGCAGGACGAGCCCGACCTGCGGCTCTTCACGTTCGGCTCCAACCGCGTCGTCAATGACGAGGGGGTGATCGATACGACCTTCGCCCTCACCGGAGCGGGCGGCCAGGAGCCCACGCGCTTCTTCCGCGACCTCAACGACGACACCCGCAACGCGAGCCTCGACCTCTCGGTGCCTTTCGGCTTCTGGGACGGCCTGAGAGCCACGGCCAAGGCCGGTGGTGCGTTCGTGCAGAGCGAGCGGCGGTTCACCGAGCGGCGGTTCATCTACCGCGAGGGCCGCGCTGCAACGCCCTTCTCGGAGTTCGACGGCGACATCGCCGCCTACTTCAACCAGGGCAACGTGCCGGAGGAGCAGCAGTTTGGCGACCTCAGCGCCTACAACCTCGGGCTCTTCCTCGAAGAGCAGTCGCTGCCGCGTAACAGCTACGACGCGGACCAAAGCGTGGTCGCTGGCTACGTCATGGTGGACCTCCCGATCACGGAGAAATTCCGGTTCGTCGGTGGCGCCCGTCTCGAGACGACGGATCTCAACCTCATCAGCGACGGCTTCGAAGCGCAGCGCGATCAGTTCGAGCCCACCGAACTCGACTCGCTGTTCCGCGCGGACCAGTCCTACACGGACCTGCTGCCCTCAGCGAATGTGGTCTATGCGCTGGCTGACAACATGAACCTGCGTGCCGCTTGGACGCAGACGCTCGCGCGTCCGACGTTCCGCGAACTGGCGCCCTACGAGAGCTTCGAGCTGCAGCGCAACGAGTTCTTCGGCGGCAACCCTGACCTTGAGCGCACGCTCATCACCAACTATGACCTGCGATGGGAGTGGTTCACGCGCCCGGGCGAACTGTTCGCCATCAGCACCTTCTATAAGAACTTCGACAGCCCCATCGAGCGGACGATTCGCCAGAATACGGGCGGCGAGTCGCAGTTCATCACCGTCCGCAATGTGGATCGTGCTCAGGTCTACGGGGCCGAGTTCGAGATGCGCAAGCGCATGGACGGCGTGACGGCGCTGCCTGTGCTCCGCAACATGCAGTTCGGCGGCAACCTCTCGCTCGTCTACTCGGTGGCCGACATCCCCGGTGCCCCGGACGATCTCAACACGGAGCTCGGCAACATCATCGCCATCGACCCAGACGCTGAGGGCTCGCGTCCGCTCGTGGGACAGTCGCCGTACATCATCAACCTCGACGCCACCTACCAGAACATCGACCGGGGCACGACGCTCTCGGTCCTGTTCAACGTGTTCGGCGAGCGCCTCGCGCTGATCGCTGAAAACGCCACGCCTGACGTGTTCGAGCAGCCGCGTCCGCAGCTCGACGTGACGGCGTCGCAGGCCTTCGACAGCATCGGCCTCACCGTGAAAGCAGGCGTGAGCAACCTGCTCGGCTCCGACTTCGAGGAGACGCAGACGTATCGCGGCGAAACGTACGTCTACCGCAGCTATGAGCTGCCGCGCCGCTTCTCGCTGGGCGTGACCTACTCGCTCTAA
- a CDS encoding tetratricopeptide repeat protein has product MVIEVDSTIVEAFIGRGQVRYMSQQYEQAAADLGRALALDPSVDVASFLRGLSLLATDTPERALPDLERAGLSESLDMQDRVRAHRMRAIVFMSMEQFESSIEALTQAIALDPGNGAFYYERGLLKARVGQSKAAAGDLERFLTLQEALPVANADTVAAMQARQTLDSLRAPNP; this is encoded by the coding sequence ATGGTCATCGAAGTCGACTCAACCATAGTGGAGGCCTTTATTGGTCGAGGGCAGGTTCGCTACATGAGCCAGCAGTACGAGCAGGCAGCGGCGGATCTTGGCCGCGCTCTGGCACTCGATCCGTCGGTGGATGTAGCATCTTTCCTCCGCGGACTTAGCCTTCTTGCAACGGACACTCCAGAGCGGGCGCTTCCCGACCTAGAACGAGCTGGCCTTTCCGAATCGCTGGATATGCAGGACCGCGTTCGTGCTCACCGGATGCGCGCAATCGTCTTTATGAGCATGGAGCAGTTCGAGAGCAGCATAGAAGCACTTACTCAAGCTATTGCGCTTGACCCTGGGAACGGGGCATTTTACTACGAGCGCGGACTCCTCAAGGCTCGGGTTGGTCAGTCTAAAGCTGCAGCAGGAGATCTAGAGCGGTTTCTTACGCTGCAAGAGGCGCTGCCTGTGGCGAACGCTGACACGGTGGCTGCGATGCAGGCACGTCAGACGCTCGACAGCTTGCGCGCCCCTAATCCGTGA
- a CDS encoding MFS transporter, which translates to MLRTAAILFPLWLMVFTAASQTIIITPILPILGEALEAEVAQLGWLVSVYSYALAFAALVMGPISDRIGRRRVLLIGSGAIAVVLGLHGLATSFASFALVRVLAGMCGGMLSGAAVAYCGDYFPYEKRGWATGLVMSGVPFGLVIGIPIGRVLAASLGYRIPFMAFAVIMAVAFLMILLLVPQPDVQRDTGEITLKSGLQRYGRLLSDSDVRVASLTYFLMYMSLSLLVVLLPQWLTDNFALDVSLFGRPLQFGEVQIDFIATLFLVGGTVSVLIGPTAGTLSDRIGRKPLILASCLGLAAVSMLLTELVIVRWVAYPVYIAIMGLFSMRMAPLQALLTALVPAQQRGSFMSLTIAIGQIGTGFGATLAGWLYARYGYVSDTLASGVVILLMAWLVWKALPEPTEDAQAPVG; encoded by the coding sequence GTGCTACGAACCGCCGCTATTCTCTTCCCGCTCTGGCTCATGGTGTTCACCGCCGCGAGCCAGACCATCATCATCACGCCGATTCTGCCCATTCTAGGCGAGGCGCTCGAAGCGGAGGTCGCCCAGCTCGGCTGGCTTGTCTCCGTGTATTCCTACGCGCTCGCCTTCGCCGCGCTGGTGATGGGTCCCATCTCAGACCGGATCGGGCGACGACGGGTGCTCCTGATCGGCTCAGGCGCAATCGCGGTCGTGCTGGGGCTGCACGGCCTGGCGACCTCGTTTGCGTCGTTCGCCTTGGTGCGTGTACTTGCCGGTATGTGCGGCGGGATGCTCAGCGGGGCTGCTGTCGCCTACTGCGGCGACTACTTCCCCTACGAGAAACGCGGGTGGGCGACAGGCCTCGTGATGAGCGGCGTTCCGTTCGGGCTCGTCATCGGCATTCCAATCGGTCGTGTGCTGGCCGCATCGCTGGGCTATCGCATCCCCTTCATGGCCTTTGCTGTCATCATGGCGGTCGCGTTTCTGATGATCCTACTACTCGTCCCTCAGCCCGATGTCCAGCGCGACACGGGCGAGATCACACTCAAATCTGGGTTGCAGCGCTACGGACGACTTCTTAGCGACTCGGATGTACGCGTTGCGTCGCTTACGTATTTCCTGATGTACATGAGCTTGAGCTTGCTCGTGGTCTTGCTGCCGCAATGGCTCACAGACAATTTCGCACTCGATGTGTCGCTATTCGGGCGCCCTCTCCAGTTCGGCGAGGTCCAGATCGACTTCATCGCGACGTTGTTCCTCGTGGGCGGGACGGTGAGCGTACTCATAGGGCCTACTGCGGGGACGCTTTCTGACCGAATCGGCCGCAAGCCGTTGATCCTCGCGTCGTGCCTGGGTCTTGCCGCCGTGTCGATGTTGCTGACCGAGCTCGTGATCGTCCGGTGGGTCGCCTACCCTGTTTATATCGCCATTATGGGCCTGTTCTCTATGCGAATGGCTCCGCTCCAGGCGCTACTCACCGCACTTGTCCCTGCTCAACAGCGCGGATCGTTCATGTCTCTCACCATCGCCATCGGCCAGATTGGCACAGGCTTCGGCGCGACGCTCGCTGGCTGGCTCTACGCTCGCTATGGCTATGTCAGCGACACCCTCGCTTCAGGCGTCGTTATCCTGCTGATGGCGTGGCTAGTGTGGAAAGCGTTGCCAGAACCCACTGAAGACGCACAAGCACCAGTTGGTTGA